A single Pristis pectinata isolate sPriPec2 chromosome 6, sPriPec2.1.pri, whole genome shotgun sequence DNA region contains:
- the irs1 gene encoding insulin receptor substrate 1-B, producing the protein MASPPEPNSPGADGFSDVRKVGYLRKPKSMHKRFFVLRAPSDLGPARLDYYENEKKWRHKAGAPKRSVHLDSCFNINKRADSKNKYLVALYTKDEYLAMAADCESEQDSWYQALLELHNKGKLAGEEREAAAGSAAHPGGPAALEDNYGEVSPGPAFKEVWQVVLKPKGLGHTKNLVGIYRLCLTSKTISLVKLNSEAAAVVLQLMNIRRCGHSENFFFIEVGRSAVTGPGEFWMQVDDSVVAQNMHETILEAMKAMSEEFRPRSKSQSSSSSNPISVPLRRHLNNPPPSQVGLSRRSRTESITATSPAAGGKHHSFRVRASSDGEGTMSRPASVDGSPVSPSAARTHSQRHRGGCRLHPPLNHSRSIPMPSTHYSPSATSPVSLSSSSTSGHGSTSDSLFPRRSSASISGSPSDGGFISSDEYGSSPCDFRNSYRSVTPDSLGHTPPAREEQELNNYIYMGKHSNLLPNCQNRGTQRWTPTKSEDADSDKGFRKRAHSSGTSPPTVMHQKTSSQSSTASFEEYTEMTPCYPGGHLSTCKNSAFVPTHSYPEECLELQLGEGRRFSQMDDGYMPMSPGVAPVPNKNDYMPMSPKSVSAPQQIINPRQHSRKDGYMMMSPSGSCSPENVNYGKIWTNGGNSKLSVESNEGKLSVSDYINMSPASCSTTSTPPDCFFNPVEEPHKPVCSYFSLPRSFKHVHRKSEESPLRIAVNSGRLLYAEDSSSSTSSDSLGGQDGGHHVVNPVKNELYVPMKGKLVRPTRLSLDNTKASTLPRTREHPLPPEPKSPGEYVNIEFSDKTYSSSSLSLVEPSSGVGNLIQQRPSMSEYMNMNLRTDAPKFSYVSKSSVDIRSAASCASSTCRKDRAQGSCDYVTMQLVATCSDLVEPPVSNYTEMTVGGGVTPSTSVLPRAEESSLNTVSDVVPGPLMDQISGRSAFTVLNLAPNRNQGAKVIRVDPQGRRRHSSETFTSTASVAGMTLSYVDHIKRHSSVSFENVWLNKPGDSLASSSKDQSDDVTVQNDCKNGMNYIDLDLVNDFNKEWSSSQRVTPHQLQGSTSRGGGNNDDDLNSYASITFQKPDEISKPAEREE; encoded by the coding sequence ATGGCGAGTCCGCCCGAGCCCAACTCGCCCGGCGCCGACGGCTTCTCGGACGTGAGGAAAGTAGGCTACTTGAGGAAGCCGAAGAGCATGCACAAGAGGTTCTTCGTGCTGCGGGCGCCCAGCGACCTGGGCCCGGCGCGGCTGGACTACTACGAGAACGAGAAGAAATGGAGGCACAAGGCGGGCGCGCCGAAGCGCTCGGTGCACCTGGACAGCTGCTTCAACATCAACAAGAGGGCCGACTCGAAGAACAAGTACCTGGTGGCCCTCTACACCAAGGACGAGTACTTGGCCATGGCCGCCGACTGCGAGAGCGAGCAGGACAGCTGGTACCAAGCGCTGCTGGAGCTGCACAACAAGGGCAAGCTTGCCGGCGAGGAGCGGGAGGCTGCGGCGGGCTCGGCCGCCCACCCCGGCGGCCCGGCGGCGCTGGAGGACAACTACGGCGAGGTGAGCCCCGGGCCGGCCTTCAAGGAGGTGTGGCAGGTGGTGCTGAAGCCCAAGGGTCTGGGGCATACCAAGAACCTGGTGGGCATCTACCGGCTGTGCCTGACCAGCAAGACCATCAGCCTGGTGAAGCTGAACTCGGAGGCGGCGGCCGTGGTGCTGCAGCTGATGAACATCCGCCGCTGCGGGCACTCGGAGAACTTCTTCTTCATCGAGGTGGGCAGGTCGGCGGTGACGGGACCCGGCGAGTTCTGGATGCAGGTGGACGACTCGGTGGTAGCCCAGAACATGCATGAAACCATCCTCGAAGCCATGAAGGCCATGAGCGAGGAGTTCCGGCCGCGCAGCAAGAGCCAGTCGTCGTCCAGCTCCAACCCCATCTCGGTGCCCCTCCGGCGGCACCTCAACAACCCGCCGCCCAGCCAGGTGGGCTTGAGCCGCCGGTCGCGCACCGAGAGCATCACGGCCACCTCGCCCGCCGCCGGCGGCAAGCATCACTCGTTCCGGGTGCGAGCCTCCAGCGACGGCGAGGGCACCATGTCGAGACCGGCCTCGGTGGACGGCAGCCCGGTCAGCCCCAGTGCTGCCCGGACACACTCCCAGCGCCACCGGGGCGGCTGCAGGCTACACCCCCCTCTCAATCACAGCAGGTCCATCCCCATGCCGTCGACCCACTACTCGCCGTCGGCCACCAGCCCGGTCAGCTTATCGTCAAGCAGCACCAGTGGCCACGGGTCCACTTCcgacagccttttccccaggcgATCCAGCGCTTCCATCTCTGGGTCACCGAGCGATGGGGGATTTATCTCATCGGATGAGTACGGATCCAGCCCGTGTGATTTCAGGAACTCCTACAGAAGCGTCACGCCGGATTCTTTGGGACACACTCCTCCTGCAAGGGAGGAACAGGAGTTAAATAATTACATCTACATGGGGAAGCATTCGAATCTGCTTCCAAATTGTCAGAACAGGGGTACTCAAAGGTGGACTCCCACTAAATCAGAGGATGCAGATTCCGATAAAGGATTTAGGAAGAGGGCTCATTCATCAGGCACGTCGCCACCCACCGTGATGCACCAAAAGACCTCTTCTCAATCTTCCACCGCTTCGTTTGAGGAATACACGGAGATGACACCGTGTTACCCTGGGGGTCATTTATCCACATGTAAAAACTCTGCTTTTGTACCTACTCATTCGTACCCTGAGGAATGTTTAGAGCTCCAACTGGGTGAAGGCAGGCGTTTCAGTCAGATGGATGATGGATATATGCCAATGTCACCAGGAGTAGCCCCTGTGCCCAATAAAAATGACTACATGCCAATGAGTCCCAaaagtgtttctgctccacagcAGATTATTAATCCACGCCAACACTCTCGAAAAGATGGTTATATGATGATGTCACCCAGTGGTAGCTGCTCACCAGAAAACGTGAACTATGGAAAAATATGGACCAATGGAGGGAACTCTAAGTTGTCTGTTGAAAGTAATGAGGGAAAATTATCAGTTAGTGACTATATAAATATGTCTCCTGCAAGTTGTTCAACCACAAGCACACCACCAGACTGCTTCTTCAATCCAGTTGAAGAACCTCATAAACCAGTTTGTtcatatttctcactgcctcgttcCTTCAAACATGTGCATCGAAAAAGTGAGGAGTCCCCTTTACGAATTGCTGTAAATTCAGGTCGTCTTTTATACGCTGAGGATTCTTCATCATCTACAAGCAGTGATAGTTTAGGGGGACAAGATGGTGGGCATCATGTGGTTAATCCTGTTAAAAATGAGTTGTATGTACCAATGAAAGGTAAACTTGTACGACCCACTAGGCTATCACTTGATAACACTAAAGCAAGTACACTGCCCAGAACACGAGAGCATCCACTTCCACCAGAGCCAAAAAGCCCAGGGGAGTATGTAAATATCGAATTCAGTGACAAAACCTATTCTTCTAGTTCATTGTCTCTTGTTGAGCCCTCTTCAGGTGTAGGGAATCTCATTCAACAAAGGCCATCAATGTCAGAATACATGAATATGAATTTAAGAACTGATGCACCCAAGTTTTCTTACGTATCAAAATCATCAGTGGACATCAGGTCTGCAGCCAGCTGTGCTTCCAGCACTTGCAGAAAGGATAGAGCACAGGGAAGCTGTGATTATGTTACCATGCAGCTAGTTGCTACCTGCTCAGACTTAGTGGAACCGCCAGTGAGTAACTATACTGAGATGACAGTTGGTGGAGGTGTAACGCCTTCTACTTCCGTTCTACCTCGGGCAGAAGAGAGCTCATTGAACACTGTTTCTGACGTAGTACCTGGTCCTCTGATGGACCAGATTTCAGGGAGGAGTGCCTTTACTGTGCTTAATCTTGCCCCTAATCGGAACCAAGGTGCCAAAGTCATCCGTGTTGATCCCCAAGGTAGAAGAAGACATAGTTCAGAGACTTTCACTTCCACAGCCAGTGTAGCTGGCATGACACTGTCTTACGTTGACCACATTAAGCGACATAGTTCAGTGTCTTTTGAGAATGTGTGGCTTAACAAACCAGGAGATTCTCTGGCTTCAAGTTCCAAAGATCAGTCAGATGATGTAACAGTGCAGAATGATTGTAAAAATGGTATGAACTACATCGATTTAGACTTGGTAAATGATTTTAACAAAGAATGGTCCTCCTCTCAACGTGTAACCCCTCATCAACTTCAAGGAAGTACCTCTCGTGGTGGTGGTAATAATGATGATGATCTGAATTCGTATGCAAGCATCACCTTCCAGAAGCCAGATGAAATAAGCAAGCCTGCAGAAAGGGAAG